Proteins from one Ipomoea triloba cultivar NCNSP0323 chromosome 1, ASM357664v1 genomic window:
- the LOC116011973 gene encoding uncharacterized protein LOC116011973 has protein sequence MSTLSWNCRGLGDPRTVRELVDLVSSKKPDFVFLMETKVGRIHAERLRIKLRYDGLFYVDNAGLSDGLALLWRRNNTARLLSFSRNHVDVEVSLSSVGIWRMTCFYGCPERGRRVESWNLPRTLAHQSPLPWVVLGDFNDLLFQHEKRGGNPHPDNLLRGFGEAIADCGLAQLPMRGYQFTWERGKGTENWMEERLDKVLAVPDWCDVLPYATVTNILTRTSDHSALYLGVRKVRVRPSGSCGSFKFEMAWLHEEGCRRQVEDAWEEGKQRGLLSCLEHCGDRLLRWGGDCFHKFGKQIKTLRQKLLQLRGSMDPPSLTEFQRIEAELTWLEAKEETFWKQRAKQLWLKGADVNTKFFHRYASARKKKNSLSRLKNNSGVWVEDEGLHSVVIDYFDAIFTSNNSPPAESFFASIPPRVTQSQNAGLLKPFEPEEVRAPLFSMFPDKAPGPDGMNPGFFQHFWDVVGRMSRGLCPIAYLLARFRRD, from the coding sequence ATGAGTACGCTGAgctggaactgtcgtggcttgggtGACCCACGGACAGTTCGTGAACTTGTAGACTTAGTGTCTAGTAAGAAACCCGATTTCGTCTTCCTCATGGAAACCAAGGTGGGGAGGATTCATGCTGAGCGATTACGTATCAAACTTCGTTACGATGGTTTGTTTTATGTTGATAATGCTGGTCTGAGCGATGGTTTAGCTTTGCTGTGGAGAAGGAATAACACTGCAAGGCTGTTAAGTTTCTCGAGGAATCATGTTGACGTGGAGGTGTCTCTGTCTAGTGTTGGGATTTGGCGCATGACTTGTTTTTACGGCTGCCCGGAGCGTGGTCGGCGGGTTGAGTCGTGGAATCTGCCGCGAACCTTGGCCCACCAGTCTCCACTTCCTTGGGTGGTACTCGGTGACTTTAATGACCTTCTTTTCCAACATGAGAAACGTGGGGGGAATCCGCATCCTGATAATCTGTTACGTGGATTCGGGGAAGCGATTGCGGACTGCGGTTTGGCTCAATTACCCATGAGGGGCTATCAGTTCACGTGGGAGAGGGGAAAAGGCACTGAAAACTGGATGGAGGAAAGGCTGGATAAGGTACTGGCGGTCCCTGATTGGTGCGATGTTTTACCATATGCGACTGTAACTAATATTTTGACTAGGACCTCGGACCATTCTGCTCTCTATCTGGGAGTTAGGAAGGTTCGGGTAAGACCTAGTGGATCTTGCGGAAGTTTCAAATTTGAGATGGCGTGGTTGCATGAGGAGGGATGTAGGCGTCAGGTGGAGGATGCGTGGGAGGAAGGTAAACAACGGGGTTTGCTCAGCTGTTTGGAGCATTGTGGTGACAGGCTGCTCCGTTGGGGTGGTGACTGTTTCCATAAATTTGGAAAGCAGATTAAAACCCTACGTCAGAAGCTGTTGCAGTTACGGGGGTCCATGGATCCCCCCTCTCTCACAGAATTCCAGCGCATTGAGGCTGAACTGACCTGGCTAGAAGCAAAAGAGGAGACCTTTTGGAAACAGAGGGCGAAGCAACTCTGGCTGAAAGGGGCAGATGTCAATACTAAATTCTTTCACAGGTATGCTTCTGCtcgtaaaaagaaaaattcattgTCTAGATTGAAAAATAACTCTGGTGTGTGGGTGGAGGATGAGGGTCTTCACTCTGTTGTGATTGATTATTTTGATGCTATCTTTACTTCCAATAATTCCCCCCCTGCCGAGTCGTTTTTTGCATCTATACCCCCACGTGTTACCCAGAGTCAGAATGCAGGCCTCCTAAAGCCTTTTGAGCCGGAAGAGGTTAGAGCACCGTTGTTTTCTATGTTTCCAGATAAGGCCCCTGGTCCGGATGGAATGAACCCAGGGTTCTTCCAGCATTTTTGGGATGTAGTTGGGAGGATGTCACGGGGTTTGTGCCCAATTGCTTATCTACTGGCTCGTTTCCGGAGGGACTAA